The proteins below are encoded in one region of Candidatus Krumholzibacteriota bacterium:
- a CDS encoding purine-nucleoside phosphorylase: MSDLYSRINESAKYIRKQTSLRPKTGIVLGSGLGGLAKMITAAVAIPYENIPNFPVSTVKGLHAGNLIIGRLAGRTVVAMEGRIHYYEGYSMKDVTFPIRVMKALGARSLILTSAVGAMNPLFPAGSIVALTDHINLMGDNPLIGPNDERLGVRFPDMSEPYNRKYIALLEKVALDLKIPLKKGVLAAVSGPNLETAAEYRFLRRIGADVVGMSVVPEDIVAIHSGMKVLGISIVTDEALPDCLKPADIREIISVAKKGEKLLCRLVERFLREI; the protein is encoded by the coding sequence GTGTCGGATCTATACTCGCGGATCAACGAGAGCGCGAAATATATAAGGAAACAGACCAGCCTCAGGCCGAAGACAGGGATCGTGTTGGGAAGTGGCCTGGGGGGGCTGGCGAAGATGATAACAGCCGCCGTGGCAATTCCTTACGAGAATATCCCGAATTTCCCGGTTTCGACTGTGAAGGGATTGCACGCGGGAAACCTCATCATCGGGAGGCTGGCCGGCAGGACCGTCGTCGCGATGGAGGGAAGGATCCATTATTACGAGGGGTATTCGATGAAGGATGTGACCTTCCCGATCCGCGTGATGAAAGCACTGGGGGCAAGATCACTTATCCTCACGTCGGCGGTGGGAGCTATGAATCCTCTCTTTCCGGCCGGTTCGATAGTCGCCCTGACCGACCATATAAATCTCATGGGCGATAATCCGCTGATAGGCCCGAACGATGAAAGGCTCGGAGTCCGGTTTCCCGATATGAGCGAACCGTACAACAGAAAGTATATCGCGCTTCTTGAAAAAGTCGCCCTTGATCTGAAGATCCCGCTTAAAAAAGGAGTCCTCGCCGCAGTCTCGGGGCCGAATCTCGAGACCGCCGCGGAATACAGGTTCCTGCGAAGGATAGGTGCCGATGTGGTGGGGATGTCCGTGGTCCCTGAGGATATCGTGGCGATCCATTCGGGGATGAAGGTGCTGGGGATATCGATAGTCACCGATGAAGCGCTTCCCGATTGCCTGAAGCCTGCTGACATAAGGGAGATAATCTCGGTAGCGAAAAAGGGAGAAAAACTTCTCTGCAGGCTGGTCGAGCGGTTTCTGCGCGAAATATAA
- a CDS encoding DivIVA domain-containing protein, with protein sequence MRITPLDIRKQEFRKTMRGLDSDEVYAFLTTVADEYEAVLSDNKKLRERIVELEERLREFKEIEKNLRNTLLTAERITAEAKENARREAGLILREAEVEADKSSESIRAHTQQLRREILELKKHKDNYVTRLRTLLNSHQRVIDGFEDDFATVDKEIDAIGKMVEEDTKSPAAGARMNRDRITEDFAHEPKDKVTWGEEKKREDMPRPVVPKPDQQAETGSSAAGPAHEQEVERARQSDPGMEMGSSGAIADANKEATKVEFHSIDADHVPVAKEDDPEIMSDYEISRVRSEVAHTIEDSLYPEAHIREYSEEGQSAEQHPSGTRQQDQHQQAPSQPAGQTQQPASHARVEEQVQTAGNETVNAPVMTEDSPEPQASQTRPGEAVQQDNWKSYEVESGKEDWSNYEVPVDEKPRSAASAAPQRSGNEAEVENALSGLTEAGGPTAPRAGVEPEVIIRSEHISAAPKPPAPQAAQETQQKAQKKDEEPAGEDTVSTWSMEELRKNLSNISNDQE encoded by the coding sequence ATGAGAATCACACCGCTTGATATCAGAAAGCAGGAATTCCGGAAGACGATGAGAGGTCTTGATTCCGATGAAGTCTACGCGTTTCTGACAACGGTCGCCGATGAATACGAAGCAGTTCTTTCCGACAATAAAAAACTCCGTGAGAGGATCGTTGAACTCGAGGAACGGCTCAGGGAATTCAAGGAGATCGAAAAGAACCTTCGAAACACCCTTCTTACCGCCGAAAGGATCACGGCTGAGGCGAAAGAGAACGCTCGCAGAGAGGCAGGGCTTATTCTGCGGGAAGCTGAAGTGGAAGCGGACAAATCGTCAGAATCGATCAGGGCTCACACGCAGCAGCTCAGAAGAGAGATCCTCGAGTTGAAGAAGCACAAGGATAATTATGTAACGAGATTAAGGACTCTTCTAAACAGCCACCAGAGAGTGATAGACGGGTTCGAGGATGATTTTGCCACGGTCGATAAAGAGATCGACGCGATAGGCAAGATGGTGGAAGAGGACACGAAATCACCCGCTGCCGGAGCAAGGATGAACCGCGACAGGATAACCGAGGATTTCGCTCATGAACCGAAAGACAAGGTGACCTGGGGTGAGGAGAAAAAAAGAGAAGATATGCCGAGACCGGTAGTCCCGAAACCTGACCAGCAGGCGGAGACCGGTTCCTCTGCCGCCGGACCGGCTCACGAACAGGAAGTTGAAAGAGCCCGGCAGAGCGATCCAGGTATGGAGATGGGATCATCCGGCGCTATAGCTGATGCCAATAAGGAAGCGACGAAAGTCGAATTCCACAGCATCGACGCCGACCATGTGCCGGTAGCGAAAGAAGATGATCCTGAAATAATGAGCGATTACGAAATAAGCAGAGTCCGCAGCGAAGTGGCTCACACTATAGAGGACAGTCTCTATCCGGAAGCCCATATCAGGGAATATTCCGAAGAGGGACAGTCGGCAGAGCAGCATCCTTCCGGGACGCGGCAGCAGGACCAGCATCAGCAGGCCCCGTCGCAGCCGGCCGGTCAGACGCAGCAACCGGCCAGTCATGCGCGGGTGGAAGAGCAGGTCCAGACTGCCGGGAACGAAACGGTAAACGCCCCGGTAATGACGGAAGACTCGCCAGAGCCCCAGGCCTCACAGACCCGGCCTGGGGAAGCTGTCCAGCAGGATAACTGGAAGTCGTACGAGGTCGAAAGCGGGAAAGAGGACTGGAGCAATTACGAAGTCCCGGTCGATGAAAAACCGCGGTCAGCGGCGAGTGCCGCCCCTCAAAGAAGCGGTAATGAGGCCGAGGTCGAAAATGCCCTCTCAGGGCTGACCGAGGCGGGAGGACCCACCGCCCCCCGGGCAGGCGTGGAACCGGAAGTGATAATAAGGTCAGAGCATATTTCTGCCGCTCCCAAACCTCCCGCGCCACAAGCTGCTCAGGAGACGCAGCAAAAGGCTCAGAAGAAAGACGAGGAACCGGCGGGAGAAGATACAGTCAGCACATGGTCGATGGAGGAATTAAGAAAAAATCTGTCGAACATCAGCAACGATCAGGAATAA
- a CDS encoding YggS family pyridoxal phosphate-dependent enzyme — protein MSVLDNYRRIRERVAEAAVKAGRDPGSITIVAVTKTRPASVVMEALEAGITDVGENRVQEFLGKVDDIPLPCRWHLVGHLQTNKVSRVIGRFELIHSIDSFKLAEKIDQAGGGQGKRTNILVEVNTSGEESKFGSRPEDTVELCSRISELENIRLKGLMTVGPWVDDITLVARSFRSLRELGEKVRSAGIDNIEMTQLSMGMTDDFEVAIAEGSTIVRLGRVIFGPRGGE, from the coding sequence ATGTCTGTTCTGGACAACTACAGGCGGATCAGGGAGAGGGTGGCCGAAGCGGCCGTCAAGGCGGGGCGCGATCCAGGATCTATAACGATTGTGGCCGTGACCAAGACGCGTCCGGCTTCAGTCGTAATGGAAGCCCTGGAAGCGGGGATAACCGATGTCGGCGAGAACAGGGTCCAGGAGTTCCTCGGCAAGGTGGATGATATCCCCCTTCCGTGCAGGTGGCATCTTGTCGGGCATCTTCAGACGAACAAGGTAAGCAGGGTGATCGGACGTTTCGAACTGATCCATTCGATCGATTCATTTAAACTCGCTGAAAAGATAGACCAGGCTGGCGGGGGCCAGGGTAAAAGGACGAATATACTGGTCGAAGTCAATACGAGCGGGGAAGAATCGAAATTCGGGAGCAGGCCGGAAGATACCGTCGAACTCTGTTCGAGGATATCGGAACTGGAGAATATCAGGCTGAAGGGGTTGATGACGGTCGGCCCGTGGGTCGATGATATCACCCTCGTCGCCCGATCGTTCCGTTCCCTCCGGGAACTTGGTGAAAAGGTCCGATCGGCCGGGATAGATAATATCGAGATGACTCAACTTTCGATGGGGATGACAGATGATTTTGAAGTGGCGATAGCCGAGGGATCCACGATCGTGCGCCTCGGAAGGGTGATCTTCGGGCCGAGAGGAGGAGAGTAG
- a CDS encoding M24 family metallopeptidase: MDLESIQAALKDKGVDGWLFYDFHNRDHLAYRILGLDFDKMTSRRWFYYIPAEGDPVRLVHRVEISKLDSLPGEKVLYHPWKELHEKLREILGAPKSIAMQYSPLNNIPYTSIVDAGTVELVRSFGHEVVSSSDLVQLFEAIIDENGYQSHLKACDIIQGIKDEAFARIGAAVKEGRKITEYDVATYILSRFEEEGIDPGHDIPIVGANDHPANPHFEPKEEGTYQFKKGDTVLIDLWGKLKAPGSIYYDITWCGYIGDDPPAKYVEIFNTVRDARKAAVDFVRKCFAGKRPCYGWEVDDACRNVVKKAGYGEYFIHRTGHSIGEEVHGNGVHIDNLETKDERQLVPGICFSIEPGIYLDGEMAARSEIDLFITLDSEVVVAGDEQEDLVLIGV, from the coding sequence ATGGATCTTGAATCTATTCAAGCGGCGCTTAAGGACAAGGGCGTCGATGGCTGGTTGTTCTATGATTTTCACAATCGCGATCATCTTGCCTACAGGATACTCGGACTCGATTTCGACAAGATGACGTCGAGAAGATGGTTTTACTACATTCCGGCGGAGGGTGATCCTGTCAGGCTGGTACACCGCGTGGAGATATCCAAACTCGATTCTCTCCCCGGTGAGAAGGTGCTCTATCACCCGTGGAAAGAACTTCACGAGAAACTCAGAGAGATCCTCGGCGCGCCGAAATCGATCGCCATGCAGTATTCACCCCTAAACAATATTCCCTACACGTCTATAGTCGATGCCGGGACGGTCGAGCTGGTAAGAAGTTTCGGACATGAGGTCGTCTCTTCGTCAGATCTCGTGCAGCTTTTCGAGGCGATAATCGACGAAAACGGATACCAGAGCCATCTGAAGGCGTGCGATATAATTCAGGGGATCAAGGATGAAGCTTTCGCCAGGATCGGTGCGGCTGTCAAGGAGGGACGAAAGATCACCGAGTACGACGTAGCCACCTATATCCTGTCGCGGTTCGAAGAAGAAGGGATCGATCCCGGGCATGATATCCCTATCGTCGGAGCCAATGATCACCCTGCCAACCCCCACTTTGAGCCGAAAGAGGAAGGGACATATCAATTCAAAAAGGGAGATACAGTCCTGATAGACCTGTGGGGAAAACTGAAAGCGCCCGGATCTATCTATTATGACATCACGTGGTGCGGATATATCGGTGATGACCCTCCGGCGAAATATGTCGAGATATTCAACACGGTAAGGGATGCCCGAAAGGCGGCTGTCGATTTCGTGAGAAAGTGTTTTGCCGGCAAGAGGCCCTGTTATGGATGGGAAGTCGACGACGCCTGCAGAAATGTGGTCAAAAAGGCGGGATACGGGGAGTATTTCATTCACCGGACGGGTCATTCGATCGGTGAAGAGGTACACGGAAACGGCGTACACATAGACAATCTCGAGACAAAAGACGAGCGACAGCTCGTACCGGGGATCTGTTTTTCGATAGAACCGGGCATCTATCTCGATGGAGAAATGGCGGCAAGAAGCGAGATAGATCTCTTTATCACCCTTGACAGCGAGGTAGTGGTAGCCGGGGATGAGCAGGAAGATCTCGTACTGATCGGAGTATAG
- a CDS encoding methyltransferase domain-containing protein yields MDDHSVSDILDLLACPDDGGRMVISQQHLRCTHCGKIFEIRGGIPLLYPDDLDRRHLEQEEKLGEQMQHRTPPRREESYQREWEKSKEEFWSFVREKTSSGGMTILNAGCGIDTHFLRLGEDNKIIAFDLMHGLLRTLRAAHGSPNNIAGDIHALPFRHGSVDALCCIDLIHHESGDLRRILRSFHDTLKLGGMLFLEDVNAWGVFQFWKSILLPRPAHAALRSAYHRLKGSTIQPAEYEFPTSVWRVGKLLEETGFTSVEAIPLRSYPLRTRFPAWIYRSISKNERISRYHNFHYFFFAVKR; encoded by the coding sequence ATGGACGATCACTCTGTCAGCGACATACTCGATCTTCTCGCCTGCCCTGATGACGGGGGCCGCATGGTCATCAGTCAGCAGCATCTCAGGTGTACTCATTGCGGAAAAATCTTCGAGATCCGCGGCGGGATACCCCTCCTCTATCCCGACGACCTCGACCGGAGGCATCTCGAGCAGGAGGAAAAGCTCGGCGAGCAGATGCAGCACCGGACTCCCCCCCGGCGGGAGGAATCGTACCAGAGGGAGTGGGAGAAATCGAAAGAAGAGTTCTGGTCGTTCGTCAGGGAAAAGACATCATCAGGAGGGATGACGATCCTCAACGCCGGATGCGGTATCGACACCCATTTTCTGCGGCTCGGCGAAGATAACAAGATCATCGCGTTCGATCTGATGCATGGCCTTCTCAGAACCCTTCGCGCGGCCCATGGTTCACCGAACAACATAGCCGGCGATATCCACGCTCTCCCCTTCCGACATGGATCGGTCGACGCCCTCTGCTGTATAGACCTGATCCACCACGAATCGGGAGACCTTCGCCGGATACTCCGGTCGTTCCACGATACTCTCAAGCTGGGAGGGATGCTTTTCCTTGAGGATGTCAACGCGTGGGGGGTATTTCAGTTCTGGAAATCGATCCTCCTTCCGCGGCCTGCTCACGCCGCTCTGAGATCAGCATATCACAGGCTGAAGGGTTCGACTATCCAGCCGGCTGAGTACGAGTTTCCCACTTCCGTGTGGAGGGTCGGAAAGCTCCTCGAGGAGACAGGATTCACCTCTGTCGAGGCGATCCCGCTTCGATCATATCCGCTCAGGACCCGTTTTCCAGCCTGGATCTACCGGTCGATATCGAAAAACGAACGGATAAGCCGGTATCACAATTTTCATTATTTTTTCTTCGCGGTAAAACGGTGA
- a CDS encoding arsenic efflux protein, whose translation MITGFVFVMMLVIEYINVLTRGMWQGRLARNRFGQYLIAAFLGAVPGCLGSFAVVAMFSHRVIGFGAIVTAMIATSGDEAFVMLAMIPRQALILFGTLFVVGIAAGAITDFITRRITKSEIFCCDGLVIHDEHEDDFNLRGRFIDQWRHCTIARGVLAISLVALVAGIISGQVGGHGHGHLPGTSAVEEHTGAVISHDHADKISHPGEPVDAPGETAGDPGHHKGDGGARWGWVRVTMLFSTAIALFVVATVPDHFLEEHLWEHIARDHLAQIFLWTLGALVFLHIVTEYFHLDVEALTGGGKWVILSAACLIGLIPQSGPHLIFVTLFAQGLIPFSVLLANSIVQDGHGMLPLLAHSRKAFIMIKAINVVVGFIAGALAILFMS comes from the coding sequence ATGATAACAGGTTTTGTATTCGTGATGATGCTTGTTATCGAGTATATCAATGTCCTGACCCGGGGAATGTGGCAGGGCAGACTGGCACGAAACCGTTTCGGCCAGTATCTGATCGCCGCTTTTCTCGGAGCCGTTCCGGGTTGTCTCGGCTCTTTCGCCGTAGTCGCGATGTTTTCTCACCGGGTGATAGGTTTTGGAGCGATAGTGACGGCGATGATAGCGACGAGTGGAGACGAGGCTTTCGTCATGCTCGCGATGATTCCGAGGCAGGCCCTGATTCTTTTCGGTACACTCTTTGTCGTCGGGATCGCCGCTGGCGCGATAACCGATTTTATCACCCGCAGGATCACTAAATCGGAGATATTCTGCTGCGACGGCCTCGTAATCCATGATGAGCACGAAGATGATTTCAACCTGAGGGGGAGATTCATCGACCAGTGGAGGCACTGTACGATCGCCAGAGGCGTTCTCGCCATATCTCTCGTCGCGCTGGTTGCCGGCATCATCTCCGGGCAGGTCGGCGGACACGGCCACGGGCATCTTCCTGGAACATCCGCCGTGGAAGAGCATACAGGAGCAGTCATTTCTCATGACCACGCCGACAAGATCTCTCATCCAGGCGAACCTGTCGACGCGCCGGGGGAAACGGCCGGCGACCCCGGCCATCATAAAGGTGATGGCGGGGCCAGGTGGGGATGGGTAAGGGTGACGATGCTTTTTTCGACCGCGATAGCTCTATTTGTCGTGGCGACCGTTCCCGATCATTTCCTCGAGGAACACCTGTGGGAGCATATAGCGAGGGACCACCTCGCGCAGATATTCTTATGGACGCTGGGAGCCCTCGTATTTCTACATATCGTCACCGAATACTTCCACCTCGATGTGGAAGCGCTGACGGGAGGCGGGAAATGGGTGATCCTGTCCGCCGCCTGCCTGATAGGGCTGATACCGCAATCCGGCCCCCATCTGATCTTCGTCACCCTCTTCGCCCAGGGGCTGATACCTTTCAGCGTGCTTCTGGCCAACTCGATCGTCCAGGACGGCCACGGGATGCTGCCGCTTCTGGCCCACTCGCGAAAAGCGTTCATCATGATAAAGGCGATAAACGTGGTCGTCGGATTCATAGCCGGCGCACTGGCGATCCTGTTTATGTCGTGA